From SAR202 cluster bacterium:
CTCAGGACTGGCCGGTATTACCAGCGGGGGCCGCGGCCAGCGCCGCCGCCGAACCCACCAGCACCACCGCCGCCGCCGCCGAAGCCGCGTCCGCCGCCACCGGTGCGGGGCTCCTGGGGCTTGGCCTCGTTGACCGTCAGCTGCCGGCCATTGATTTCCTTGCCGCTCAGGGCCGCGATGGCGGACTTGGCCTCGGCATCATTGCTCATCTCGACGAAACCGAAGCCGCGCGAGCGGTTCGAATCCCTGTCGGTGAC
This genomic window contains:
- a CDS encoding RNA-binding protein, which encodes MKIYVGNLSFKETDDSLRQTFSQFGEVTSARIVTDRDSNRSRGFGFVEMSNDAEAKSAIAALSGKEINGRQLTVNEAKPQEPRTGGGGRGFGGGGGGAGGFGGGAGRGPRW